The DNA segment GAAGTTTGGGAACCGCTGAAAAACAGTGAAAGAAAGGCTTTAGCCTCAGCAAATGCCATTTGGACAATTAGCCGCTATAGCCGCGATCGCGCTTGTGCAGCCAATGGTCTAAATCCTGATAAAATCAAGATGCTACCTTGTGCCATTGATGGCGATCAATTTACTCCTGGTGCTAAACAGCCAGAATTAATTGAGCAGTATGGCTTAGGTGGTACTAAAGTATTAATGACCGTGGCGCGATTGTGGTCAGGAGATATTTACAAAGGTGTAGATGTAACGATTCGCGCCCTACCCCAAATCGCAGCAGTTTTCCCAGAAGTAAAATATTTGGTCATTGGTCGGGGCGATGACCAACCAAGATTAGCCAAGCTAGCAGAAGATTTAGGCGTGAGCGATCGCGTGGTGTTTGCGGGTTTTGTGGCGACAGAACAGTTAATAGCCCACTATCGCCTCGCTGATGCGTATATTATGCCCTCTCAAGAAGGCTTTGGGATTGTTTATTTAGAAGCCATGACTTGCGGTTTACCAGTGCTATCCGGTAATGACGATGGGTCGGCTGACCCTTTGCAGGATGGTAAACTGGGATGGCGAGTCCCGCACCGCGATGTGGAAGCAGTAGCAACAGCTTGTATTGAAATTTTGCAAGGTAACGATCAGCGCTGTCATGGGGAATGGTTAAGAGAACAGGCGATCGCACTTTTTGGCATGGAAGCCTTTCAACAGCGTTTACATGAACTGCTTTTTTCCTAAGTAGTAAGCCAATAGTCCCAAGAATCAATTAATATTTCTTGACTTTTGGTAGTTGACTGTGGGCTTTTGACTCTCAATTAAACTCGCTATCCTAGAGAAAGAGCAAGACAATAATTTAAAAAATGAGCCTTAAATCTTTGCAATTGAGTCTTGAAAATCTTCGCCCTTGGCTCACTGTGTTAGCAGTTTTCTGGTTGCTAGCATCATTAGGCTTAGGGTGGTTGGTGAATTCGTTGTTAATTATCTTTGGTTTGCTTTTGGTGACACCCGTTGTCGCCTTCTTGGGGTTTCGTTGGT comes from the Nodularia sp. NIES-3585 genome and includes:
- a CDS encoding glycosyltransferase family 4 protein, translated to MRIDTAEQKPDLDHKLNKQANHVFVFLEIFAREGGIQSYVKDIFRAYAALNTGCKAEVFLLRDSVDNSNPLESDSLKFHYFQDQSPDIGRLKMAGALLKFLLQKRPQHVYCGHINLALLIKTLCLPLGIPYTVLTYGKEVWEPLKNSERKALASANAIWTISRYSRDRACAANGLNPDKIKMLPCAIDGDQFTPGAKQPELIEQYGLGGTKVLMTVARLWSGDIYKGVDVTIRALPQIAAVFPEVKYLVIGRGDDQPRLAKLAEDLGVSDRVVFAGFVATEQLIAHYRLADAYIMPSQEGFGIVYLEAMTCGLPVLSGNDDGSADPLQDGKLGWRVPHRDVEAVATACIEILQGNDQRCHGEWLREQAIALFGMEAFQQRLHELLFS